A region of Streptomyces sp. NBC_01264 DNA encodes the following proteins:
- a CDS encoding ABC transporter ATP-binding protein — MTLLVHDVTLTYPDGDGRLTALDAVGLEVPAGTLTAVVGPSGSGKSSLLAVAATLVTPDTGRVVVAGADTSELSPGEKSALRREKIGIVFQQPNLLASLTAAEQLQVMAHLSGRPARAVRRRALELLDAVGLADKADKRPHQLSGGQRQRINIARALMNEPAVLLVDEPTSALDHERGAAVLDLLVTLTRERSTATVLVTHDHAHLERMDATALMTDGRLTQGADAVPAA, encoded by the coding sequence ATGACCCTGCTCGTGCACGACGTGACCCTCACCTACCCGGACGGCGACGGGCGCCTCACGGCGCTGGACGCGGTCGGGCTGGAGGTGCCCGCCGGCACCCTGACGGCGGTGGTCGGTCCCTCCGGTTCCGGGAAGTCCAGCCTGCTGGCGGTCGCGGCCACCCTGGTCACGCCCGACACCGGCCGGGTGGTCGTGGCGGGGGCGGACACCTCGGAGCTCTCCCCGGGCGAGAAGTCGGCGCTGCGCCGGGAGAAGATCGGCATCGTCTTCCAGCAGCCGAACCTGCTGGCCTCGCTCACCGCCGCAGAACAGCTCCAGGTCATGGCCCACCTCTCGGGCCGGCCCGCGCGGGCCGTACGGCGGCGGGCCCTGGAACTGCTGGACGCGGTGGGCCTGGCCGACAAGGCCGACAAGCGGCCGCACCAGCTCTCCGGGGGGCAGCGCCAGCGGATCAACATCGCCCGCGCCCTGATGAACGAGCCCGCCGTGCTCCTGGTCGACGAGCCCACCAGCGCCCTCGACCACGAGCGCGGCGCCGCGGTCCTCGACCTGCTGGTCACCCTCACCCGGGAGCGCTCCACCGCCACCGTGCTGGTCACCCACGACCACGCGCACCTGGAGCGGATGGACGCCACGGCGCTGATGACGGACGGCCGTCTGACCCAGGGGGCGGACGCCGTCCCGGCGGCCTGA
- a CDS encoding response regulator — MTIRLLLADDHPVVRAGLRAVLDTEPDFEVVAEAATAERAVELAASAGVDVVLMDLQFGPGGGMHGSAATALITAASPSPRVLVLTTYDTDADILAAVEAGASGYLLKDAPPEELAAAVRTAAAGQSALAPAVALRLMDRMRTPAEALTKRELEVLQLVADGLSNQQISKQLFLSQATVKSHLVHIYAKLGVDSRTSAVAAAATRRLIRTP, encoded by the coding sequence ATGACCATCCGGCTGCTCCTCGCCGACGACCACCCGGTGGTCCGGGCCGGGCTGCGCGCGGTGCTGGACACGGAGCCGGACTTCGAGGTGGTGGCGGAGGCGGCGACGGCGGAACGGGCGGTGGAGCTGGCCGCCTCCGCCGGGGTCGACGTGGTGCTGATGGACCTCCAGTTCGGCCCCGGCGGCGGCATGCACGGCTCGGCGGCCACGGCCCTGATCACGGCCGCGTCCCCGTCGCCCCGGGTGCTGGTCCTGACCACATACGACACGGACGCGGACATCCTGGCGGCGGTGGAGGCGGGCGCCTCGGGCTACCTCCTCAAGGACGCCCCGCCGGAGGAACTGGCGGCGGCCGTCCGCACCGCGGCGGCCGGCCAGTCGGCGCTGGCCCCGGCGGTGGCGCTGCGCCTGATGGACCGCATGCGGACCCCGGCGGAAGCCCTGACCAAGCGCGAGCTGGAGGTCCTCCAGCTGGTCGCGGACGGCCTGTCGAACCAGCAGATCTCCAAACAGCTCTTCCTGAGCCAGGCCACCGTCAAATCCCACCTGGTCCACATCTACGCGAAACTCGGCGTCGACTCCCGAACCTCGGCAGTAGCCGCAGCGGCGACCCGCCGCCTGATCCGCACGCCGTAG
- a CDS encoding sensor histidine kinase — protein sequence MTPPLPPPATADPGVRALTPVSRVLRLCLHALLFGLLALAAGRAVADSAPRAGWVVAACAVLAAVYLAGVRTPAVHSSARAGAVWLAGLCAAWAALLVVSPDGLWIAFPLYFLELHLLRLRWGVAAVAVTAAAAIGGFVGHHSLAHSTAVTPGAFLGPLLGGAVAVATVLGYQALYRESERRRELIEELITTRAELAAAERDAGILAERERLAREIHDTLAQGLSSIQLLLRAAERTLPEGSAALPHIGRAREAAQENLAEARRFVRALTPPDLEHGSLPAALERLCSGAPGPRVRFSLSGTPRPLPTPYEVALLRIAQSALANVVRHAGAGRAEITLTFMDSSVTLDIVDDGKGFDPTSAPSGDGGFGLPAMRSRAETLSGLFTVESAPCQGTAVAVTLPLPAEALS from the coding sequence ATGACTCCTCCCCTCCCGCCCCCCGCCACCGCCGACCCGGGCGTCCGCGCCCTCACCCCCGTCTCCCGCGTCCTGCGGCTGTGCCTGCACGCGCTGCTCTTCGGCCTGCTCGCCCTCGCCGCCGGGCGGGCCGTCGCCGACTCCGCCCCGCGCGCCGGCTGGGTGGTCGCGGCCTGCGCGGTACTGGCCGCCGTGTACCTCGCGGGCGTACGGACCCCCGCGGTGCACAGCTCGGCGCGCGCCGGGGCGGTGTGGCTGGCCGGATTGTGCGCGGCCTGGGCCGCGCTGCTGGTGGTCTCCCCCGACGGGCTGTGGATCGCCTTCCCGCTGTACTTCCTGGAGCTGCACCTGCTGCGGCTGCGCTGGGGCGTGGCGGCCGTCGCGGTGACGGCCGCCGCGGCGATCGGCGGGTTTGTGGGACATCACAGCCTCGCGCACAGCACCGCGGTGACCCCGGGGGCCTTCCTCGGGCCGCTGCTGGGCGGCGCCGTGGCGGTGGCGACCGTACTGGGCTACCAGGCGCTGTACCGGGAGAGCGAGCGGCGCCGCGAGCTGATCGAGGAGCTCATCACGACCCGGGCCGAGCTGGCCGCGGCCGAGCGGGACGCCGGCATCCTGGCGGAGCGGGAGCGTCTGGCCCGGGAGATCCACGACACCCTCGCCCAGGGCCTGTCCTCCATCCAGCTGCTCCTGCGGGCCGCGGAGCGCACCCTGCCCGAGGGCTCGGCGGCGCTGCCGCACATCGGCCGGGCCCGGGAGGCCGCCCAGGAGAACCTCGCCGAGGCGCGTCGGTTCGTACGGGCCCTCACGCCTCCGGACCTGGAGCACGGGTCGCTGCCGGCCGCGCTGGAACGCCTGTGCTCGGGAGCACCGGGCCCCCGGGTCCGCTTCTCCCTGAGCGGCACCCCGCGCCCCCTGCCCACGCCCTACGAGGTGGCGCTGCTGCGGATCGCGCAGTCGGCGCTGGCCAATGTGGTGCGCCACGCGGGGGCCGGGCGCGCCGAGATCACCCTGACCTTCATGGACTCCTCGGTGACCCTGGACATCGTCGACGACGGCAAGGGCTTCGACCCCACGTCCGCGCCCTCCGGCGACGGCGGCTTCGGGCTGCCCGCGATGCGCTCGCGCGCCGAGACCCTCAGCGGCCTCTTCACGGTCGAATCCGCCCCCTGCCAGGGCACCGCCGTGGCCGTCACCCTTCCCCTGCCCGCGGAGGCCCTGTCATGA
- a CDS encoding ABC transporter permease produces the protein MFVAWRDLRFAKGRFALMGSVVLLITLLVGLLSGLTAGLARENISAITGLPATTRLAFAAPAGDQKVSFTNSQVPEKAWLAWRERPGVTSAQPLGIRTTNVVSGERTAGVSVFGVDPAGSLAPRGSGLTQGQVVLTEKAAEELGGLSAGSKLRIGQVEMTVAAVSGTAAYSHTPVVWMDLNDWQRVGNPGTSIDTLATVVALDGKDGVDWAAGDKATATRAQTVDEALSAIGSYTSENGSLQLMRGFLFAISALVIGAFFTVWTIQRSGDIAVLKALGASTPYLLKDALGQAVVMLALGTGAGTALAAGFGALISGGDVPFVLDAATVLVPAAVMIALGALGAALSIRRITAVDPLTALGSAR, from the coding sequence ATGTTCGTCGCATGGAGAGATCTACGGTTCGCGAAGGGCCGCTTCGCCCTGATGGGCTCGGTCGTACTGCTGATCACGCTGCTGGTCGGCCTGTTGTCCGGGCTCACCGCGGGACTGGCCCGGGAGAACATCTCGGCCATCACCGGCCTGCCCGCCACCACCCGCCTCGCGTTCGCCGCGCCCGCCGGGGACCAGAAGGTCTCCTTCACCAACTCCCAGGTGCCCGAGAAGGCCTGGCTGGCCTGGCGGGAGCGGCCCGGGGTGACCTCGGCGCAGCCGCTGGGCATCCGCACCACCAACGTCGTCTCGGGTGAGCGCACGGCGGGCGTGTCCGTCTTCGGTGTGGATCCGGCGGGCTCCCTCGCACCCCGGGGGAGCGGGCTCACCCAGGGGCAGGTGGTCCTCACCGAGAAGGCCGCCGAGGAGCTCGGCGGGCTGAGCGCCGGATCCAAGCTCCGGATCGGCCAGGTCGAGATGACCGTGGCCGCGGTCTCCGGCACCGCCGCCTACAGCCACACCCCGGTCGTCTGGATGGACCTCAACGACTGGCAGCGCGTCGGGAACCCGGGCACCTCCATCGACACCCTCGCCACCGTCGTGGCCCTGGACGGCAAGGACGGAGTCGACTGGGCGGCCGGCGACAAGGCCACCGCCACCCGGGCGCAGACCGTCGACGAGGCCCTGAGCGCGATCGGCTCCTACACCTCCGAGAACGGCTCGCTCCAGCTGATGCGCGGGTTCCTCTTCGCCATCTCGGCCCTGGTCATAGGAGCCTTCTTCACGGTGTGGACCATCCAGCGCAGCGGGGACATCGCCGTGCTGAAGGCACTGGGTGCCTCCACCCCGTACCTCCTCAAGGACGCACTCGGGCAGGCCGTGGTGATGCTGGCGCTCGGCACCGGTGCGGGCACCGCGCTCGCGGCCGGGTTCGGAGCGCTGATCAGCGGCGGAGACGTGCCCTTCGTGCTCGACGCCGCTACCGTGCTGGTCCCGGCCGCCGTCATGATCGCGCTCGGCGCGCTGGGCGCCGCCCTGTCCATCCGGCGGATCACCGCCGTAGACCCCCTGACCGCTCTCGGGAGCGCCCGATGA
- the allB gene encoding allantoinase AllB, whose amino-acid sequence MAVELVLRSTRVITPEGTRAASVAVAGGKIAAVLPYEADVPAGARLEDFGDDVLLPGLVDTHVHVNDPGRTEWEGFWTATRAAAAGGITTILDMPLNSLPPTTTTANLVVKQDVARTKAHVDVGFWGGALPDNVKDLRPLHDAGVFGFKCFLSPSGVDEFPLLDQEQLAASLAEITGFGGLLIVHAEDPHHLESAPQNPGPKYADFLASRPQDAENTAIQNLIDQAKRLNARVHVLHLSSASALPLIAAAKAEGVQITVESCPHFLTLTAEEVPDGATEFKCCPPIRESANQDVLWDALADGTIDCIVSDHSPSTADLKTGDFATAWGGISSLQLGLPAIWTEAQKRGRTLEDVVRWMSAAPAALAGLASKGAIEAGRDADFAVLAPEETFTVDPAHLHHRNQVTAYAGKTLHGVVKSTWLRGTQIADHGTPTEPTGRLLERQN is encoded by the coding sequence CTGGCTGTGGAACTGGTACTGCGCTCGACGCGCGTCATCACCCCCGAGGGGACGCGTGCCGCTTCGGTGGCCGTCGCCGGCGGGAAGATCGCGGCCGTGCTGCCGTACGAGGCCGACGTACCGGCCGGTGCCCGGCTGGAGGACTTCGGCGACGACGTGCTCCTCCCCGGCCTGGTCGACACCCACGTCCACGTGAACGACCCCGGTCGTACCGAGTGGGAAGGCTTCTGGACGGCCACCCGCGCCGCCGCGGCCGGTGGCATCACCACCATCCTCGACATGCCGCTGAACTCGCTGCCGCCGACCACCACGACCGCCAACCTGGTGGTCAAGCAGGACGTGGCCCGGACCAAGGCGCACGTGGACGTCGGTTTCTGGGGCGGTGCGCTGCCGGACAACGTCAAGGACCTGCGCCCGCTGCACGACGCCGGCGTCTTCGGCTTCAAGTGCTTCCTGTCGCCCTCCGGCGTGGACGAGTTCCCGCTCCTCGACCAGGAGCAGCTGGCCGCCTCGCTCGCCGAGATCACCGGCTTCGGCGGCCTGCTGATCGTGCACGCCGAGGACCCGCACCACCTGGAGTCCGCGCCGCAGAACCCGGGCCCCAAGTACGCCGACTTCCTGGCCTCCCGTCCCCAGGACGCCGAGAACACCGCGATCCAGAACCTGATCGACCAGGCGAAGCGACTGAACGCGCGCGTTCACGTCCTGCACCTGTCCTCCGCTTCCGCGCTGCCGCTGATCGCCGCGGCAAAGGCCGAGGGCGTGCAGATCACCGTCGAGTCCTGCCCGCACTTCCTCACCCTCACGGCCGAGGAAGTCCCGGACGGCGCCACCGAGTTCAAGTGCTGCCCGCCCATCCGCGAGTCCGCCAACCAGGACGTCCTGTGGGACGCGCTCGCCGACGGCACGATCGACTGCATCGTCTCCGACCACTCCCCGTCCACCGCGGACCTCAAGACCGGTGACTTCGCCACCGCGTGGGGCGGCATCTCCTCCCTCCAGCTGGGCCTTCCGGCCATCTGGACCGAGGCGCAGAAGCGCGGCCGCACCCTCGAGGACGTCGTCCGCTGGATGTCCGCCGCCCCGGCCGCCCTCGCCGGTCTGGCGAGCAAGGGCGCGATCGAGGCCGGCCGCGACGCCGACTTCGCCGTCCTGGCCCCCGAAGAAACGTTCACTGTGGACCCGGCCCACCTCCACCACCGCAACCAGGTCACGGCGTACGCGGGCAAGACCCTGCACGGCGTCGTGAAGTCCACCTGGCTGCGCGGTACGCAGATCGCCGACCACGGCACCCCGACCGAGCCCACCGGCCGACTCCTCGAAAGGCAGAACTGA
- a CDS encoding IclR family transcriptional regulator: MPTSSASTTDASTKPTAASGGVQSLERAFDLLERMADAGGEVGLSELSAASGLPLPTIHRLMRTLVACGYVRQQPNRRYSLGPRLIRLGESASRLLGTWARPYLARLVEETGETANMALLDGDEIVYVAQVPSKHSMRMFTEVGRRVLPHSTGVGKALLAYTPADEVRALLSRTGMPAATEKTITTPEGFLDALEVVRRVGYAVDDNEQEIGVRCLAVSVPNSPTAAAISISGPAGRVTEAVAESFVPILQGVAAELSVALQSQNPA, encoded by the coding sequence GTGCCGACGTCCAGCGCCAGCACCACCGACGCCTCCACCAAGCCCACCGCCGCCAGCGGTGGCGTCCAGTCCCTCGAGCGCGCCTTCGATCTGCTCGAACGGATGGCCGATGCCGGGGGCGAAGTCGGCCTCAGCGAGCTCTCCGCCGCCAGCGGTCTGCCGCTGCCCACCATCCATCGCCTCATGCGCACCCTCGTGGCGTGCGGCTATGTCCGGCAGCAGCCCAACCGACGGTACTCCCTCGGACCCCGGTTGATCCGCCTCGGCGAGTCCGCGTCGCGGCTGCTGGGCACCTGGGCCCGCCCCTACCTGGCGCGCCTGGTGGAGGAGACCGGCGAGACCGCGAACATGGCCCTGCTCGACGGGGACGAGATCGTCTACGTCGCCCAGGTGCCGTCCAAGCACTCGATGCGCATGTTCACCGAGGTCGGCCGCCGGGTGCTGCCGCACTCCACCGGCGTGGGGAAGGCGCTGCTCGCCTACACCCCCGCGGACGAGGTACGGGCCCTGCTCTCGCGGACCGGGATGCCGGCCGCGACCGAGAAGACCATCACCACCCCCGAGGGCTTCCTGGATGCCCTGGAGGTCGTCCGGCGGGTGGGCTACGCGGTCGACGACAACGAGCAGGAAATAGGAGTCCGCTGCCTGGCGGTCTCCGTGCCGAACTCGCCGACCGCCGCCGCGATCTCCATCTCCGGCCCGGCCGGCCGGGTGACCGAGGCGGTGGCCGAGTCCTTCGTGCCGATCCTCCAGGGCGTCGCGGCCGAGCTGTCGGTGGCCCTGCAGAGCCAGAACCCGGCGTAG